One genomic region from Scomber scombrus chromosome 19, fScoSco1.1, whole genome shotgun sequence encodes:
- the luzp1 gene encoding leucine zipper protein 1, with protein sequence MSDHKDMTHRHLRHKLQSLGRRLDELEEATTKLQKSEDELLDLQDKIIQAEGSNSSLLADVEALRKRLLKIQGKDEEVRKAEDLCRTVREKLEEEESLTVELRAEIERIQRRMAELEKLEEAFGKSKSDCSQLCLSLNEEKNLTKKLSSELDMLKARLKEVEGSETKLDKAEQVLAMELEKFKGFTQTFVSERKRLLEKQREDEKLILNLTEKLEHQKNRLGISADPGRADFMRSRIEDELSTGLLSSKLAGRKKSLDYLKLTDDNIGLMNKSENEKNSEGSQEEDNKVKELTQEVERLKNRLKQMEIVEEDLKNSESKNGELHEKFQMERNRARQLSEQVEQLRTQLCGRVGIGGNGTSNVDKHGNGSSIICSKGPAKLLENGKAENEEIIVKGGFRQEKPKYRSAATVSEPSSPKHRSRDLSPQHKRETKLRNKELSHSEESSPKSVRRALSPAHKSRRTPKTSTTAISSDNRIRETGRVTDEKTRGATYSSINTPSSDVKKMSVLSRYPPAANDQKPMRTVHKQNEQSEQSKKRADKLSKLYVGSDSESNSSDVVPDTSSNINSISALEKDTASASDQESIDQVQESVSVSVASTLSKANGSYTAYRSHVTPLLPNDQGSEGHSSASETESTGSRPSEPEPATETTTTNVSSRTATSRYSRYSHVHDSQSEGSSSRSSFDEELHSRTNLAEGGHHGPTHTPSGIEIQRVCSPREALRSRAVIKPAIVEIDRKEVMISEPLSTNGKPKISTKPIVSTASKMTSSITIYPNDPSSSRTSSRSSSISSEPLPVKERHTSTSNILIGPSSEHHGSISIPYEISIPKSEITLRPCQDQDCGADDHNDSSLRSKQHNTSRLETTTSHLCCQRSNFSLQSPETTSADFNDTESGFESSSSSSTTTVTSWRSQRQTQHSQEESLPDLKNVTVRSTWKNRGPGSVDEMGRGRGGARTMTDGASEDEAETATTWRAYRATTIDTEEVVNRGAGGNAVETKGAKPSPAEVYMRRINSVVTNTREVEEPVLRRGKSSQSPTMEAGNQGRTIPHAPVTSQSWGRSYTQQPQATDGVEPSPNTSHSPASWRRQIPSSDSHHLGSSYDRGSKTAGAMSRGEPWSGRSQGSGARAEGRSGAGNRPWSHRQSEHH encoded by the exons ATGTCTGATCACAAAGACATGACACACCGCCACCTGCGGCACAAACTGCAGAGTCTCGGTCGAAGACTTGATGAACTGGAAGAAGCCACCACCAAGCTACAGAAGTCTGAGGATGAGCTGCTTGACCTCCAG GACAAGATCATCCAGGCAGAAGGCAGCAACTCATCCCTGCTTGCTGATGTGGAGGCTCTGAGAAAACGTCTCCTGAAGATCCAGGGTAAGGATGAAGAGGTCCGCAAAGCTGAGGACCTCTGTCGCACGGTGAGAGAGAAactggaagaggaggaaagccTCACAGTAGAGCTAAGGGCAGAGATTGAACGTATACAACGGAGGATGGCAGAACTGGAGAAACTGGAAGAAGCCTTTGGGAAAAGCAAGTCTGACTGTAGCCAGCTCTGCCTCAGCCTAAATGAGGAGAAGAACTTAACCAAGAAGCTCTCGAGTGAGTTGGATATGCTCAAAGCTCGTTTGAAGGAGGTGGAGGGCTCTGAGACAAAGTTGGACAAAGCAGAACAGGTTTTGGCCATGGAGCTTGAGAAATTCAAAGGATTTACCCAGACCTTTGTGAGTGAGCGTAAGAGGCTACtagagaaacagagggaggatGAGAAGCTCATCCTTAATCTGACAGAAAAACTGGAGCACCAGAAGAATCGACTCGGCATCTCCGCAGATCCTGGTCGTGCAGATTTCATGAGGTCAAGAATTGAAGATGAGCTATCCACAGGACTCCTCAGCAGTAAACTGGCTGGACGCAAGAAGAGCCTTGACTACTTGAAGCTGACTGATGACAACATTGGCCTCATGAACAAATCTGAGAATGAGAAGAACAGTGAAGGATCTCAGGAGGAGGACAACAAAGTAAAGGAGTTGACGCAGGAAGTAGAGAGGCTGAAGAACCGGCTCAAGCAGATGGAGATAGTGGAGGAGGACCTGAAGAACTCTGAGTCCAAAAATGGCGAACTTCATGAGAAGTTCCAGATGGAACGAAACCGGGCTCGACAACTGAGCGAGCAGGTGGAACAGCTCAGGACGCAGCTGTGCGGAAGAGTTGGAATTGGAGGAAATGGAACTAGTAATGTGGATAAACATGGCAATGGAAGCTCTATCATTTGCTCCAAAGGCCCCGCTAAGCTCCTGGAGAACGGCAAAGCTGAGAATGAAGAGATTATTGTAAAGGGAGGTTTCAGACAGGAGAAGCCTAAGTACAGGAGTGCTGCAACTGTCTCAGAACCGAGCTCACCCAAACACAGGAGCAGGGATCTCTCTCCTCAGCATAAGAGAGAAACCAAGCTGAGGAACAAAGAGCTTAGCCACTCGGAGGAGAGCTCACCTAAATCTGTGAGGAGAGCTCTTAGTCCTGCTCACAAGAGCAGAAGGACACCCAAAACCTCAACTACTGCAATTTCATCTGATAACAGAATAAGAGAGACAGGACGAGTAACTGATGAAAAGACAAGAGGTGCCACATACAGCTCTATAAATACACCTTCtagtgatgttaaaaaaatgtctgttcttAGTCGCTACCCTCCAGCAGCTAATGACCAGAAGCCAATGAGGACAGTTCACAAACAGAACGAACAGTCTGAACAGAGCAAAAAAAGAGCAGACAAGTTGTCAAAATTGTATGTAGGTAGTGACAGTGAATCAAACAGCTCTGATGTAGTGCCTGACACCTCCAGTAACATCAACAGTATATCTGCACTAGAGAAGGACACAGCATCTGCCTCAGATCAGGAATCAATAGACCAGGTTCAGGaatctgtctctgtgtctgttgcCTCCACCCTGTCCAAAGCCAATGGCTCCTACACAGCCTACAGATCCCATGTCACTCCACTGCTGCCCAATGACCAGGGGTCAGAGGGTCATTCCTCTGCTTCCGAAACTGAATCTACTGGGTCAAGACCCTCTGAGCCAGAGCCTGCAACTGAAACGACTACTACAAATGTAAGTAGTAGGACTGCAACCTCCAGATATTCTAGATACTCCCATGTCCATGACTCGCAATCAGAGGGATCGTCCTCCAGGAGCTCCTTTGACGAGGAGCTCCACAGCAGAACAAATTTAGCCGAGGGAGGCCACCATGGGCCCACGCACACTCCATCAGGGATTGAGATCCAACGAGTGTGCAGCCCGCGTGAGGCACTGAGATCAAGAGCTGTCATCAAGCCGGCCATTGTTGAGATTGACAGGAAGGAAGTGATGATTTCAGAACCCTTGTCCACTAATGGCAAGCCCAAAATCTCCACCAAACCGATCGTGTCCACCGCTAGTAAAATGACCAGTAGTATAACCATCTATCCCAATGACCCAAGCTCCTCCAGAACcagcagccgcagcagcagTATTTCCAGTGAACCCCTGCCTGTCAAAGAACGCCACACATCCACCAGTAACATCCTCATAG GCCCCAGCAGCGAGCACCATGGCAGTATCTCCATCCCGTATGAAATCTCCATCCCCAAGAGTGAGATCACATTGCGACCATGCCAGGACCAAGATTGTGGGGCGGATGACCACAATGATTCCTCATTAAGATCCAAGCAACACAACACTTCTAGACTGGAGACCACCACCAGCCACCTGTGCTGCCAACGCAGCAACTTCAGCCTCCAGTCCCCAGAAACGACCTCCGCAGACTTTAACGACACAGAGTCGGGCtttgaaagcagcagcagcagcagcaccaccacaGTCACCAGCTGGAGAAGCCAAAGACAAACCCAGCACTCCCAGGAAGAAAGTTTACCTGACTTGAAGAATGTGACGGTTAGAAGCACCTGGAAGAACCGTGGCCCTGGGTCAGTGGATGAGATGGGTAGAGGAAGAGGGGGTGCCAGGACGATGACGGACGGTGCGTCAGAAGACGAGGCAGAAACTGCGACAACATGGAGGGCCTATCGGGCGACCACCATTGACACAGAGGAAGTGGTAAACAGAGGAGCTGGTGGGAATGCTGTAGAAACAAAGGGAGCCAAGCCATCACCTGCAGAG GTGTACATGCGTAGGATCAATAGTGTGGTTACTAACACCAGAGAAGTCGAGGAACCAGTGCTCCGTCGAGGCAAGAGCTCTCAGTCTCCCACCATGGAAGCAGGAAACCAGGGAAGGACCATACCCCATGCACCTGTTACCTCTCAGTCCTGGGGCCGATCATACACGCAACAACCACAG GCCACTGATGGTGTAGAGCCCAGTCCCAACACGAGCCACAGCCCGGCCTCCTGGAGACGACAGATACCCAGCAGCGACTCACACCACCTGGGGAGCTCTTATGATCGGGGGTCCAAGACAGCAGGGGCCATGTCCAGAGGGGAGCCCTGGTCTGGTCGGAGTCAAGGGTCAGGAGCCAGGGCCGAGGGGAGGAGTGGAGCCGGGAACCGACCGTGGAGCCACCGTCAGTCTGAACATCACTAG